One genomic segment of Thermodesulfobacterium sp. TA1 includes these proteins:
- the rpsP gene encoding 30S ribosomal protein S16 — MPVRIRLMRFGRKKKPFYRVVAADSRSPRDGKFLDILGYYDPLKQPYEFKINEEKVKTWLERGAEPTETVRALLKRIGIKVDK; from the coding sequence GTGCCAGTCAGGATAAGACTTATGAGATTTGGAAGAAAAAAGAAGCCTTTTTATAGGGTAGTGGCAGCAGACTCTCGTTCTCCCAGAGACGGAAAGTTTTTAGACATCTTGGGATATTATGACCCTTTAAAACAACCTTATGAGTTTAAAATAAACGAAGAAAAGGTTAAAACTTGGCTTGAAAGAGGAGCTGAACCTACAGAGACGGTAAGAGCCCTTCTGAAGAGGATAGGGATAAAGGTAGACAAATAA
- a CDS encoding murein L,D-transpeptidase: protein MKKFLFFIFGCLFYFTGINYAQEFSLENIKAYQASLNYPSQIINLYQKLGFNPIWNETNKKKLENLIVNSMREGLNPKDYQIDLLEKTEKFSIEQELKLTDTLIKLAYHIYYGKVNPNKVLALVSFSKKKDIVVDTLVTLLNEDKLEDLFTALAPEFEEYQVLKDYLRRYQEIIEATQSVELKLNKSLTLGEQSSLIPEIRRRLYLLGYLDSFNENEVYDHELKEAVKRFQRAQQLKPNGIIDSKTVRLLTLLPKKRVVQISLNLEKFRWLPTKRPETVYVWVNLPSFDLFLVNNGKVVFYSPVIIGKSNSKDFRPTPVLYSQITHMVLNPPWNIPPNVYKKDFFPKLTKDPEFLLKQGIKVYANGTEIDPFQIKWETLKPSKLPFQLVQPPGNGNALGKVKFLFSNPFDVYLHDTPKKNLFKYSKRDFSSGCVRVQKAVELANFLISMGYVKGWDQKRFINALKTNQTIYISLNPPIPVYLVYFTVSVKKPYIYYFEDLYGYDQKLAQLLNSH, encoded by the coding sequence ATGAAAAAGTTTCTATTTTTTATTTTTGGGTGTTTGTTTTATTTTACCGGAATAAACTATGCCCAAGAGTTCAGCCTTGAAAATATAAAGGCTTATCAAGCTTCTCTTAATTATCCTTCTCAGATAATAAACCTCTACCAAAAGTTAGGTTTTAACCCTATTTGGAATGAAACCAACAAAAAGAAACTCGAAAACTTAATCGTTAATTCTATGCGCGAAGGATTAAACCCCAAGGATTATCAGATAGACCTTTTAGAAAAAACAGAAAAATTTTCTATAGAACAAGAATTAAAACTTACAGATACCTTGATTAAACTCGCCTATCATATCTATTATGGAAAAGTTAACCCTAATAAAGTTTTGGCTCTGGTTAGTTTTTCTAAGAAAAAAGATATAGTAGTAGATACTTTAGTTACCCTTTTAAACGAAGATAAATTAGAAGACCTTTTTACAGCCTTAGCCCCTGAGTTTGAAGAATATCAAGTGTTAAAAGACTATTTAAGACGGTATCAAGAAATTATAGAGGCAACCCAATCGGTAGAGCTTAAGCTCAATAAATCACTTACATTAGGAGAACAAAGTTCGTTGATTCCGGAGATAAGAAGAAGGCTTTATTTACTTGGATATTTAGATAGTTTTAATGAAAACGAAGTCTATGATCATGAACTTAAGGAAGCAGTAAAAAGGTTTCAAAGGGCGCAACAGCTAAAACCAAACGGGATAATAGACAGTAAAACCGTGAGGTTATTAACCCTTTTACCTAAGAAGCGGGTTGTTCAGATTAGTCTAAACTTAGAGAAATTTAGATGGTTACCTACGAAAAGACCAGAAACCGTATATGTTTGGGTAAACCTTCCTTCTTTTGACCTTTTTTTGGTAAACAACGGAAAGGTGGTGTTTTATAGTCCTGTTATCATAGGGAAAAGCAATTCCAAAGATTTCAGACCAACCCCGGTGCTTTATAGCCAAATAACCCATATGGTATTAAACCCTCCTTGGAATATTCCACCTAACGTATACAAAAAAGATTTTTTTCCTAAACTTACCAAAGACCCTGAGTTTCTTTTAAAACAAGGGATAAAAGTCTATGCTAACGGAACAGAAATAGACCCTTTTCAAATAAAATGGGAAACCTTAAAACCTTCTAAATTACCTTTTCAATTGGTTCAACCTCCAGGAAATGGTAATGCTTTAGGAAAGGTTAAATTTCTATTTTCTAATCCATTTGATGTTTACCTTCACGACACCCCAAAAAAAAATCTTTTTAAATATTCAAAAAGAGACTTTAGCTCAGGTTGCGTAAGGGTTCAAAAAGCGGTTGAATTAGCCAATTTTTTGATATCAATGGGTTATGTAAAAGGATGGGACCAAAAGAGATTTATTAATGCCTTAAAAACCAACCAAACCATCTATATTTCTCTTAACCCTCCTATACCTGTTTATCTGGTCTATTTTACCGTCTCTGTTAAAAAACCTTATATCTATTACTTTGAAGACCTCTATGGATACGACCAAAAATTAGCCCAACTTCTAAATTCACATTAA
- the trmD gene encoding tRNA (guanosine(37)-N1)-methyltransferase TrmD, translating to MRIDIITIFPEYFESPLKVGLLGKALKKGLLEVNLFNLRDFCQDKHRVVDDEPFGGGEGMVFKPEPLYRAINFLKEKSPNPWVIYLSPQGELLNQKIAEDLARKKHLILVCGRYEGIDERIKDCLVDQEISIGDYVVFGGEVASLVLIECVARLIPGVVGKKDSVERESFSSGLLKYPCYTRPSEFMGLKVPEVLLSGNHAAIEAYRRQKSLELTLKKRPQLLKEAQLSKEDLQFLAELLKKQRVYLFLLHYPVYNKRKEVVASAVANIDLHDLARLGRTYGLRGIYLVQPLEDQRQLAQELLTFWLEGGGANYNPLRKEALKLLKIFSTFEEALTNVQEIEGEKPLLVGTDASPKRNPISFEELRNFLWEKPIIIVLGTAWGLTEEFLEKCDYFLEPIWGRLDPYNHLSVRSAASIIIDRMLGYYSFYRKFLSK from the coding sequence ATGAGAATAGACATCATTACCATCTTTCCCGAATATTTTGAAAGCCCTTTAAAAGTTGGTCTTTTAGGAAAGGCTTTAAAAAAAGGACTTTTAGAGGTTAACCTGTTTAACTTACGAGATTTTTGTCAAGACAAACATCGTGTGGTTGACGACGAACCCTTTGGTGGTGGAGAGGGAATGGTTTTTAAACCAGAGCCTCTTTACCGAGCTATAAATTTTCTTAAAGAAAAAAGTCCTAATCCTTGGGTGATTTATCTCTCTCCACAAGGAGAATTGTTAAACCAAAAAATAGCCGAAGACCTTGCTCGGAAAAAACATTTAATACTTGTTTGTGGAAGGTATGAAGGGATAGATGAAAGGATAAAAGACTGCTTGGTAGACCAAGAAATCTCTATAGGAGATTATGTGGTTTTTGGCGGTGAAGTAGCAAGTTTAGTCTTAATTGAATGTGTAGCCAGGCTAATACCGGGAGTGGTAGGGAAAAAAGACTCGGTAGAAAGAGAATCTTTTTCTTCTGGACTTTTAAAATATCCCTGTTATACCAGGCCAAGTGAGTTTATGGGGTTAAAGGTCCCAGAAGTACTTCTAAGCGGAAACCATGCAGCCATAGAAGCCTATAGAAGACAAAAATCTTTAGAATTGACCCTTAAAAAAAGACCTCAGCTTTTAAAAGAGGCTCAACTTTCAAAAGAAGACTTGCAATTTCTGGCTGAGCTTTTAAAAAAACAAAGGGTATATCTCTTTCTTCTTCATTATCCTGTTTATAATAAAAGAAAAGAAGTTGTAGCCTCAGCTGTCGCTAACATTGACCTTCACGATTTAGCAAGACTTGGAAGAACCTATGGATTAAGGGGAATTTACTTAGTCCAACCCCTTGAAGACCAAAGACAATTAGCTCAAGAGCTTTTAACTTTTTGGCTTGAAGGTGGAGGTGCTAACTATAACCCTCTACGCAAAGAGGCTTTAAAACTATTAAAAATTTTTTCAACCTTCGAAGAAGCTTTGACTAACGTCCAAGAAATAGAAGGAGAAAAACCTTTATTAGTAGGAACTGATGCTTCACCTAAAAGGAACCCCATCTCGTTTGAAGAACTAAGAAATTTTTTATGGGAAAAACCGATAATTATCGTTTTAGGAACAGCCTGGGGCCTCACAGAGGAATTTTTAGAAAAATGTGATTATTTCTTAGAACCTATTTGGGGTAGACTTGACCCTTACAACCATCTTTCTGTACGTTCTGCAGCCTCTATCATCATCGATCGCATGTTGGGTTATTATAGCTTTTATAGAAAATTTTTATCAAAATGA
- the ffh gene encoding signal recognition particle protein — MLEGLSQRLEEALNKFKDKGKLSPDEIKKGLREIRLALLEADVNYKVVKDFIGRVEARCLSSEVTESLTPFQQVVKIVYEELVKTLGEEAKGLDLGGPKPARILLAGLQGSGKTTTAAKLARYLKKKGHHPLLVSADIYRPAAIEQLKVLSQKIEVPFYEAKPGETPIEIVKNAIEMAKKEGRDVVIIDTAGRLHIDERLMEELIELKKAFNPSEVLLVADAMMGQDAVNVAKTFQEKVGVTGIILTKMEGDARGGAALSIKEITGCPIKFLGVGEKVDALEVFHPERLAGRILGMGDVLTLIEKAQETFDLKKAKELEKKIKKLEFDLEDLREQLRQIKKLGSVRDILGFLPGVGKKLNQLEFDEKEILRMEAIINSMTKQERKNPKIINASRKRRIAKGSGTTVQDVNKLLRSYEEMLKLLKQMKTPGRLQQVFRRMFGA; from the coding sequence ATGCTTGAAGGATTAAGTCAAAGGTTGGAAGAGGCTTTAAATAAGTTTAAAGATAAAGGAAAACTTAGTCCTGATGAGATAAAAAAAGGATTGAGAGAAATACGTCTGGCTTTGCTTGAGGCAGACGTTAATTATAAGGTAGTAAAAGATTTTATAGGAAGGGTTGAGGCAAGGTGTCTTTCTTCTGAGGTAACCGAAAGTCTTACCCCCTTTCAGCAAGTGGTAAAAATCGTTTATGAAGAACTGGTTAAAACCCTTGGAGAAGAGGCCAAAGGGCTTGACCTTGGCGGACCTAAGCCAGCCAGAATTTTACTGGCTGGTCTTCAAGGTTCTGGAAAAACTACCACCGCGGCTAAACTAGCAAGATATTTAAAAAAGAAAGGCCATCACCCTTTACTTGTGTCTGCTGACATTTATCGTCCTGCAGCTATAGAGCAACTTAAGGTCCTTTCTCAAAAGATAGAAGTACCTTTTTATGAAGCCAAACCTGGGGAAACACCTATAGAAATCGTCAAAAATGCCATAGAAATGGCTAAAAAAGAAGGAAGAGATGTAGTCATTATAGATACGGCTGGTAGATTGCATATAGACGAAAGATTGATGGAAGAGTTGATCGAGCTTAAAAAAGCCTTTAATCCTTCAGAGGTGCTATTGGTAGCTGACGCTATGATGGGACAAGATGCGGTAAACGTTGCTAAAACTTTTCAAGAAAAGGTAGGGGTAACAGGTATTATTCTTACCAAGATGGAAGGAGACGCAAGAGGTGGTGCTGCTCTTTCTATAAAGGAAATAACCGGTTGTCCTATCAAATTTTTGGGAGTAGGAGAAAAAGTAGATGCCTTAGAGGTCTTTCATCCTGAAAGGCTTGCAGGTAGGATCCTTGGAATGGGAGATGTTCTAACCTTAATAGAAAAAGCTCAGGAAACCTTTGACCTTAAGAAGGCTAAGGAGCTTGAAAAGAAAATTAAAAAACTTGAGTTTGATTTAGAAGACCTAAGAGAACAACTTAGGCAGATTAAAAAATTAGGCTCTGTGAGAGATATCCTTGGCTTTTTACCAGGGGTTGGTAAAAAATTAAACCAGCTTGAGTTTGACGAAAAAGAGATTTTAAGGATGGAAGCCATCATCAACTCTATGACTAAACAAGAAAGAAAAAATCCTAAAATTATCAATGCAAGCAGAAAAAGAAGAATAGCCAAAGGTAGTGGAACCACCGTCCAAGACGTAAACAAACTGCTAAGAAGTTATGAAGAAATGCTTAAACTTTTAAAACAAATGAAAACACCAGGAAGATTGCAGCAAGTCTTTAGAAGAATGTTTGGGGCTTAA
- a CDS encoding histidine triad nucleotide-binding protein, which translates to MSCIFCKIATQEIPAKVVYEDEKVIAFHDINPQAPYHILVIPKKHLSTLLELTEEDKELIGHIYLVINQIAKDLGFAERGYRVVVNCKEEAGQTVFHLHFHVLAGRGMGWPPG; encoded by the coding sequence ATGAGTTGTATTTTCTGTAAAATAGCTACTCAAGAGATACCTGCTAAGGTGGTGTATGAAGACGAAAAGGTGATAGCCTTTCATGACATCAACCCTCAAGCCCCTTATCATATATTAGTAATTCCAAAAAAACATCTTTCTACTTTGTTAGAACTCACCGAAGAGGATAAAGAACTGATAGGGCACATATATCTGGTTATCAATCAAATCGCTAAGGATTTAGGGTTTGCTGAAAGGGGATACAGGGTAGTAGTAAACTGTAAAGAAGAGGCAGGACAGACGGTGTTTCATCTGCATTTTCATGTGCTTGCCGGTAGAGGTATGGGTTGGCCTCCAGGATAA
- a CDS encoding acetyl/propionyl/methylcrotonyl-CoA carboxylase subunit alpha encodes MRKINKVLIANRGVPAVRVMNTCRDKKIKTVAIYSTPDRLAYHVFLADEAVHIGEAPPHDSYLNMEKIIKVALETKCDAIHPGWGFLAENADFAELVEQAGLVWIGPPPEVIRLMGDKIRAKKIAQRANVPTIPGLLNVKTVEDILKWMQEDEVDFPIMIKAASGGGGKGMVRVESAEELPIALEKAKSEAKKAFGDETLLVEKYIKSGRHIEVQVCADKHGHVVHLFERECTLQRRNQKILEEAPSPSISDDLRQEICFTAVRLMREIGYHSVGTVEFLLDPKTNKFYFLEVNTRLQVEHGVTELITGLDLVSLMFSIAEGHPLPFEQDDIHPNRHAIEVRINAEDPKTFNPSFGTITRLEIPQGPGIRVASGVYEGADVPPYYDSLIMLVMSAGADRTEAIRVMDRALSRGLRVEGIKTIAPLLLSIIRHPDFIEGKFSTRFIEERHEELLSMVKEKTADDEVLKIARYVAEISALGPQDWM; translated from the coding sequence ATGAGAAAGATCAATAAAGTGTTGATAGCCAACCGGGGAGTTCCTGCAGTAAGGGTGATGAATACCTGCAGAGATAAAAAGATTAAAACTGTTGCTATCTATAGTACGCCTGACAGACTGGCCTACCATGTATTTTTAGCTGATGAAGCGGTACATATTGGAGAGGCACCTCCTCATGATTCTTATTTAAACATGGAAAAAATTATAAAAGTTGCCTTAGAAACGAAATGTGATGCAATACATCCTGGATGGGGCTTTTTAGCAGAAAACGCTGACTTTGCCGAACTGGTAGAACAGGCTGGCCTTGTATGGATAGGCCCTCCTCCTGAGGTCATAAGGCTTATGGGAGATAAAATCAGGGCAAAGAAGATAGCCCAAAGGGCAAACGTGCCTACCATTCCCGGACTTTTAAACGTAAAAACAGTAGAAGACATTTTAAAATGGATGCAAGAAGACGAAGTAGATTTTCCCATCATGATAAAAGCCGCCTCTGGTGGTGGCGGAAAAGGAATGGTAAGGGTTGAAAGCGCAGAAGAATTACCTATAGCCCTTGAAAAGGCAAAATCGGAAGCTAAAAAAGCCTTTGGAGATGAGACCCTTTTAGTAGAAAAGTATATTAAAAGCGGTAGACATATAGAGGTCCAAGTTTGTGCCGACAAGCACGGACATGTAGTACATCTTTTTGAAAGAGAATGCACCTTGCAAAGAAGAAATCAAAAAATCTTAGAAGAAGCACCTTCCCCAAGCATCTCCGATGACTTAAGACAAGAAATATGTTTTACAGCCGTAAGGTTGATGAGAGAAATAGGTTATCACTCAGTAGGAACGGTAGAATTTCTGTTAGACCCTAAAACCAACAAATTTTATTTTCTTGAGGTTAACACTAGGCTTCAAGTAGAGCATGGTGTTACTGAATTAATTACCGGACTTGATTTAGTAAGCCTGATGTTCTCTATCGCTGAAGGTCATCCCCTTCCATTTGAACAAGACGACATACATCCTAACCGTCATGCCATAGAAGTAAGAATTAACGCCGAAGACCCTAAAACCTTTAATCCTTCTTTTGGTACCATCACCAGACTTGAAATTCCTCAAGGTCCAGGGATAAGGGTTGCCTCTGGAGTTTATGAAGGAGCAGATGTTCCTCCCTATTACGACTCGCTTATCATGTTGGTTATGTCAGCCGGGGCAGACAGAACAGAAGCTATCAGAGTAATGGACAGAGCTTTAAGCCGAGGATTAAGGGTAGAGGGAATAAAAACCATCGCCCCGTTGCTTTTAAGCATCATCAGACATCCTGACTTCATAGAAGGTAAATTTTCTACCAGGTTTATAGAGGAAAGGCACGAAGAGCTTCTTTCTATGGTAAAAGAAAAAACAGCAGACGATGAAGTTTTAAAAATTGCTAGGTATGTAGCAGAAATTTCAGCCTTAGGGCCTCAAGATTGGATGTAA
- a CDS encoding KH domain-containing protein: MSKLKDLVENIAKVLVDKPESVQINEIEGEQTSVIELRVAKEDLGKIIGKEGRTAKAIRTILGAAGSKLRKRVVLEIIE; this comes from the coding sequence ATGAGCAAACTCAAAGATTTAGTGGAGAACATCGCTAAAGTGCTGGTTGATAAGCCAGAGTCAGTTCAGATTAACGAAATAGAAGGGGAACAAACCTCTGTTATTGAATTAAGGGTTGCCAAAGAAGACCTTGGTAAAATCATAGGCAAAGAGGGTCGCACTGCTAAAGCTATTAGAACCATCTTAGGGGCTGCAGGCAGTAAACTTCGTAAAAGAGTTGTGTTAGAAATCATCGAATAG
- a CDS encoding NAD-dependent epimerase/dehydratase family protein, translated as MGYYLVTGAAGFIGWRVSEFLLRDGEKVLGVDNLNQAYDVKLKEWRLSQLKSFEGFRFHRLDLANFEAVRLLFETYPIKGVIHLAARAGVRASLIDPWVYVESNVKATLNLLEAMKEFGVNKMVLASTSSLYAGLNPPFDEELKVNKPLSPYAATKGSAELLAYTYHHLYGLDITVTRYFTVYGPAGRPDMSIFRFIKWIYEEKPIVVYGDGTQARDFTYIDDIAKGTLLALKPLGYEIINLGGGKNPISINQIIELLEGLLGKKAKIEYRSFHKADMKVTWAEIGKAKRLLGWEPEISIEEGLRRTVDWSLKNIDLIKAVKLEAE; from the coding sequence ATGGGATATTATTTGGTTACAGGTGCAGCAGGGTTTATAGGATGGAGGGTAAGTGAGTTTTTATTAAGGGATGGAGAAAAGGTATTAGGGGTAGATAACTTAAACCAGGCTTATGATGTTAAGTTAAAGGAATGGAGGCTTTCTCAGTTAAAAAGTTTTGAAGGGTTTAGGTTTCACAGGCTTGACCTGGCTAACTTTGAGGCGGTAAGATTACTCTTTGAGACCTATCCGATTAAAGGGGTTATTCATTTAGCCGCAAGGGCAGGGGTAAGGGCAAGTTTAATCGACCCTTGGGTATATGTAGAAAGTAACGTTAAGGCCACTTTAAACCTTCTTGAGGCTATGAAGGAGTTTGGTGTTAATAAGATGGTGTTAGCCTCTACTTCTTCTCTTTATGCTGGGCTTAATCCACCTTTTGATGAAGAATTAAAAGTTAATAAACCTCTTTCTCCTTATGCAGCAACCAAAGGCTCTGCCGAGCTTTTAGCTTATACTTACCATCATCTTTATGGATTAGATATTACCGTTACCAGATATTTTACGGTTTATGGCCCAGCAGGAAGACCTGACATGAGTATTTTTAGGTTTATAAAATGGATTTACGAAGAAAAACCTATAGTCGTTTATGGAGACGGCACTCAAGCAAGAGATTTTACTTATATAGATGATATAGCTAAAGGAACCCTTCTTGCTTTAAAACCCTTAGGCTATGAAATAATCAATTTAGGGGGGGGAAAAAATCCTATTTCTATAAATCAGATTATAGAGTTGCTTGAAGGCTTATTAGGGAAAAAAGCCAAGATAGAATATCGTTCCTTTCATAAGGCAGATATGAAGGTAACCTGGGCAGAGATAGGTAAGGCTAAGAGGCTTTTAGGGTGGGAGCCTGAAATTTCTATAGAAGAAGGGCTGAGAAGGACGGTTGATTGGAGTCTTAAAAACATAGACCTTATAAAGGCGGTAAAACTTGAGGCAGAATAG
- the rimM gene encoding ribosome maturation factor RimM (Essential for efficient processing of 16S rRNA), with the protein MKVPFAKILNTHGLKGEVKVSPLVLSSELIFQIEKFYLSEASYEELWVESIKKGPGFNVFIVKFKDIDYEKAKTLTNQKLYVSLEDLPQPLEDEFYYYQIEGFSVKDLSGKVWGKVKEVMPMGEYDLLLVKTKEGFEFYVPLVGEYVIELDFSNQSILVQNIEDLVEAQKP; encoded by the coding sequence GTGAAAGTCCCCTTTGCTAAAATCTTAAACACCCATGGACTTAAGGGAGAGGTAAAAGTCTCTCCCTTGGTCTTATCTTCTGAGCTTATTTTTCAAATTGAAAAATTCTATTTATCTGAAGCTTCTTATGAAGAACTATGGGTCGAATCTATTAAAAAAGGTCCTGGTTTTAATGTTTTTATAGTAAAGTTTAAAGACATAGACTATGAAAAAGCAAAAACCCTTACCAACCAAAAGCTTTATGTAAGTTTAGAAGACTTGCCTCAACCTTTAGAAGACGAATTTTATTATTATCAGATTGAAGGTTTTTCAGTAAAAGATCTTTCAGGTAAGGTTTGGGGTAAAGTAAAAGAAGTTATGCCGATGGGAGAATATGACCTTTTGTTGGTCAAAACTAAAGAAGGTTTTGAATTTTATGTGCCTCTGGTGGGAGAATATGTAATAGAACTAGACTTTTCTAACCAAAGTATCTTGGTGCAAAACATAGAAGATTTGGTAGAAGCTCAAAAACCTTAG
- a CDS encoding biotin/lipoyl-containing protein, with protein MDYVFVKPGMSPREIVQKVRELPGVCFVSVGMRDAGQSDYKNRLRIYDLKTLAPYYNEMGLFAAECHGGARWHVGIMNRRESPFEEIAILRELMPNVLLQTLIRETNMWGYRPYPKNIIEYVVEVVDIDVWRCFSFLNDIRNMRPVAEVVMKRGRLFEPAISYTVAPWFDTKYYLKVVDEIVDLCGGVDEIVLCIKDMAGVGTVSSITELIDAIKQKYPDLVINYHRHITDGLAIPVLLAAAKAGAKIIDVEEDTLVRFYGHSPILAVEAIFREEGIPVNLNRKASEQAVEKVREWIRDYEWAESPFKGFDHMVTRHKMPGGAFPSSFEQAEKGGFLNLMPYILQVMSLYNQIVKYFDVTPGSQITWVTCSGIVNRYAKEMGEEGVKHVIKLLKKFVEEKNQDFSAMEPWEQEELLQLFKHAPGDFKNLILGHYGRMPVGWPADWVYKSTFGDDWENKIKERKETSPVEAIPDEDIEALRKNLENELGRKATEEEFILYLMHPKDALDFIRFREKYGDAPLVLPTRVWREGLKKPGDKVEFIYEGKPYCIELVSIGVENDGVIHVVLKVNNKTRVFEVKTPRAKKEEVKKAVRPDEIGAPISGTVWRIGNPKRGTLKVGDIVHKGEEIANLESMKMENPVLAPFDAQIVEICVKLNQMVEEGQLLFVLKPLENTNSGNTGETNIEKLPH; from the coding sequence ATGGATTACGTGTTTGTAAAACCGGGGATGAGCCCAAGAGAGATAGTTCAAAAAGTAAGAGAATTGCCTGGAGTATGTTTTGTTTCTGTAGGAATGAGAGATGCAGGACAGTCTGACTATAAAAACAGATTAAGGATATATGACTTAAAAACTCTTGCTCCTTACTATAATGAAATGGGACTTTTTGCGGCAGAATGCCATGGAGGGGCAAGATGGCATGTAGGTATTATGAATAGAAGAGAAAGCCCTTTTGAAGAGATAGCCATTCTAAGAGAACTTATGCCTAACGTCCTCTTACAAACCCTTATAAGAGAAACCAACATGTGGGGTTATAGACCTTATCCTAAAAACATCATAGAATATGTAGTAGAAGTAGTAGATATAGATGTATGGAGGTGTTTTTCCTTCTTAAACGATATAAGAAACATGCGTCCTGTAGCTGAAGTGGTGATGAAAAGAGGGAGGCTCTTTGAACCTGCCATTTCCTACACAGTAGCCCCTTGGTTTGATACCAAGTATTACCTTAAGGTAGTAGATGAGATAGTAGACCTCTGCGGTGGGGTAGATGAAATAGTATTATGTATTAAAGACATGGCTGGAGTAGGAACAGTCTCTTCGATTACCGAGCTTATAGATGCCATAAAACAAAAATACCCTGATTTGGTAATCAACTACCATCGTCATATCACCGACGGTCTTGCTATTCCTGTGCTTTTAGCCGCTGCTAAAGCAGGAGCTAAGATCATAGATGTAGAAGAGGATACTTTGGTAAGGTTTTACGGCCATTCTCCTATCTTAGCGGTTGAGGCTATTTTCAGAGAAGAAGGTATTCCTGTCAACCTTAACAGAAAGGCTTCAGAACAAGCTGTAGAAAAAGTAAGAGAATGGATAAGAGATTATGAATGGGCTGAATCTCCTTTCAAAGGTTTTGACCACATGGTCACCAGACATAAGATGCCAGGAGGAGCCTTCCCAAGCTCCTTTGAACAGGCAGAAAAAGGGGGATTCCTAAACCTCATGCCTTATATCCTTCAAGTCATGTCCCTTTACAACCAAATAGTAAAATATTTTGATGTTACTCCAGGGTCACAAATCACTTGGGTAACCTGTAGCGGTATCGTTAACAGATACGCTAAAGAAATGGGAGAAGAAGGGGTTAAACACGTAATAAAACTTCTTAAAAAATTTGTAGAAGAAAAGAACCAAGATTTTTCAGCGATGGAACCTTGGGAACAAGAAGAACTTTTACAATTGTTTAAACACGCTCCAGGAGACTTCAAAAATCTTATCCTTGGTCATTACGGAAGGATGCCCGTAGGTTGGCCTGCTGACTGGGTGTATAAAAGTACCTTTGGAGATGATTGGGAAAACAAAATAAAAGAGAGAAAAGAAACCTCACCTGTGGAGGCTATTCCTGACGAAGACATAGAAGCTTTAAGAAAAAATTTAGAAAATGAACTTGGGAGAAAGGCTACTGAAGAAGAGTTTATCCTATATCTGATGCACCCTAAAGATGCTTTAGATTTTATAAGATTTAGAGAAAAATACGGAGATGCTCCTTTAGTTCTTCCTACCAGAGTATGGAGAGAAGGGCTCAAAAAACCAGGAGATAAAGTTGAATTTATCTATGAAGGAAAACCCTATTGCATAGAATTAGTCTCTATAGGTGTCGAAAACGACGGTGTAATACATGTAGTCTTAAAGGTAAACAATAAAACCAGGGTGTTTGAGGTGAAAACCCCAAGAGCTAAAAAAGAAGAGGTCAAAAAGGCAGTAAGACCTGATGAAATAGGAGCACCTATCAGCGGAACAGTTTGGAGGATAGGTAATCCAAAAAGAGGAACGCTTAAGGTAGGAGACATCGTCCATAAAGGAGAAGAAATCGCTAACTTAGAATCGATGAAAATGGAAAACCCTGTTTTAGCACCCTTTGACGCCCAAATCGTAGAAATTTGTGTGAAACTTAATCAAATGGTAGAAGAAGGGCAACTACTCTTTGTGCTTAAGCCCTTAGAAAACACTAATTCAGGAAATACAGGAGAGACCAACATAGAAAAATTGCCCCATTAG
- a CDS encoding DUF882 domain-containing protein, producing the protein MFTRRTFLKTLGLFLVKPVLSFGDLWLFPERTLKVYNIHTKEAIEATYWINGDYRGKEVSLLFYIFRDHRTGEVYPIDIKLFDLLFLITQNLEIDTPICLVSGYRAPETNEFLRKTTSGVVQNSLHTVGKAVDCFLPEIPLENIVKVALNLGLGGVGYYPGRFVHLDIGRPRFWIG; encoded by the coding sequence ATGTTTACTAGAAGGACTTTTCTTAAAACTTTAGGATTGTTTTTAGTAAAACCTGTCTTATCTTTTGGGGATCTTTGGCTGTTTCCGGAAAGAACTCTTAAGGTTTACAATATACATACTAAAGAAGCGATTGAAGCCACTTACTGGATTAACGGAGATTATCGGGGAAAAGAGGTCTCGCTTCTTTTTTATATTTTTAGGGATCACCGGACCGGAGAGGTTTATCCTATAGACATAAAGCTTTTTGACCTTTTGTTTTTAATAACTCAAAACCTTGAGATTGATACTCCCATATGTTTAGTTTCAGGCTATAGGGCTCCCGAAACCAACGAATTTTTAAGAAAAACCACTTCAGGGGTGGTTCAGAACAGCCTACATACGGTAGGAAAAGCGGTGGACTGCTTTCTACCGGAGATACCTTTAGAAAATATAGTAAAGGTTGCTTTAAACCTGGGGTTAGGAGGGGTAGGATATTATCCTGGAAGGTTTGTCCATTTAGACATAGGAAGACCAAGATTTTGGATAGGATAG